In one Trichosurus vulpecula isolate mTriVul1 chromosome 8, mTriVul1.pri, whole genome shotgun sequence genomic region, the following are encoded:
- the LOC118827972 gene encoding olfactory receptor 4K13-like: protein MKNNSMINEFILLGLTNSWEFEIFYFVIFFLAYLSVLAGNCLIILMVTFDSHLHSTPMYFLLANLSFIDIIYSTVTVPKMIVDFLRERKTISFWGCMAQIFLVHLLGGSEMALLIAMAFDRYVAICKPLHYITIMNHRILVGSVLFSWTVGFVHTMSQMAFTVPLPFCGPNVIDDVFCDLPLVLKLACTDTSVQELLLAVFSMLLCLFSFILLLFSYIVILVTVWHRSPSGLSKALSTLSAHITVVTLFFGSLILIYAWPVSDSLDKFLSVFSSVITPLLNPIIYSLRNQEMKAALIRLRSRHICSKPNY, encoded by the coding sequence ATGAAGAATAACTCTAtgataaatgagtttattttgTTAGGTCTCACCAATTCTTGGGAGtttgaaattttctattttgtgaTCTTCTTCCTTGCGTATCTATCAGTCTTGGCTGGTAACTGTCTCATTATACTTATGGTGACTTTTGACTCCCACTTGCACTCGACCCCCATGTACTTCCTTCTCGCCAACCTCTCCTTTATTGACATAATTTATTCCACTGTTACTGTCCCTAAGATGATCGTAGATTTCTTAAGGGAGAGGAAAACCATCTCCTTTTGGGGCTGCATGGCACAAATATTTCTAGTTCATTTGTTGGGAGGGAGTGAGATGGCTCTTCTCATAGCAATGGCTTTTGACAGATATGTTGCAATATGTAAGCCCCTCCACTACATAACCATCATGAACCATCGCATTCTGGTAGGAAGTGTGCTGTTTTCATGGACAGTTGGCTTTGTGCACACTATGAGTCAAATGGCCTTTACAGTGCCTCTGCCCTTCTGTGGCCCCAATGTGATAGATGATGTTTTTTGTGACCTTCCCCTTGTGTTGAAACTTGCCTGCACTGATACTTCTGTTCAGGAGCTGCTTCTTGCTGTATTCAGTATGCTGCTTTGCCTGTTCtccttcattcttttgcttttctcttatatTGTTATACTAGTTACTGTCTGGCATCGCTCCCCTAGTGGACTGTCTAAGGCTCTGTCTACACTGTCTGCTCATATCACAGTAGTAACTCTTTTCTTTGGGTCACTAATCTTAATCTATGCTTGGCCAGTTAGTGATTCGTTAGATAAATTTCTTTCAGTGTTTTCCTCAGTTATCACTCCTCTCCTGAATCCAATTATCTATAGCTTAAGGAATCAGGAGATGAAAGCAGCCCTCATTCGACTGAGAAGCCGACACATCTGCTCCAAGCCAAACTACTAA
- the LOC118829045 gene encoding olfactory receptor 4K13-like, which yields MKNNSMLNEFILLGLTSSWELEIFFFVIFSLAYTSIMAGNSLIIFMVTFDSHLHCTPMYFLLANLSFLDMTLSTVTVPKMITDFFRERKTISLWGCMAQMFFLHFLGGSEMTLLIFMAVDRYVAICKPLHYTTIMNYRTLIGFMLLSWTVGFVHTMSQMAFTVNLPFCGPNVVDNIFCDLPLMIKLACTDTYILDLLVIADSGLLSLICFILLLVSYTVILLTVHRRSSGGLSKALSTLSAHITVVTLFFGPCIFIYAAPFSNFSVDKFLSVFYSVITPLLNPIIYTLRNQEIKAAMIRLRSRHVTSRQTL from the coding sequence ATGAAGAATAACTCTATGCtaaatgaattcattttgttAGGACTCACCAGTTCTTGGGAgcttgagattttcttttttgtgatctTCTCCCTGGCTTATACATCAATCATGGCTGGAAACAGTCTCATTATATTTATGGTGACCTTTGACTCCCACTTGCACTGCACTCCCATGTACTTCCTCCTGGCCAACCTCTCTTTTCTCGACATGACCCTTTCCACTGTTACTGTCCCTAAGATGATCACAGACTTCTTCAGGGAGAGGAAAACCATCTCCTTATGGGGCTGCATGGCCCAGATGTTTTTTCTCCACTTCTTGGGTGGTAGTGAGATGACTCTCCTTATATTCATGGCAGTTGATCGATACGTTGCGATATGTAAACCCCTCCACTACACAACTATCATGAACTATAGAACATTGATAGGTTTCATGCTGCTTTCCTGGACTGTGGGTTTTGTGCACACAATGAGTCAAATGGCCTTTACTGTGAACCTGCCCTTCTGTGGCCCCAATGTAGTTGACAATATTTTTTGTGATCTTCCTCTCATGATCAAGCTTGCCTGCACTGACACCTATATCCTGGACCTACTTGTTATTGCTGACAGTGGGCTGCTCTCACTAATTTGTTTCATCCTCTTGCTTGTCTCTTACACTGTTATCTTGCTCACTGTCCACCGTCGCTCTTCTGGTGGGCTCTCCAAGGCTCTGTCTACACTGTCTGCTCACATCACAGTGGTAACTCTATTTTTTGGGCCATGCATTTTCATCTATGCTGCACCATTTAGTAACTTTTCAGTGGACAAATTTCTCTCAGTTTTTTACTCAGTTATCACTCCTCTCCTGAATCCAATCATCTACACCTTGAGAAATCAGGAGATAAAGGCTGCTATGATTAGACTGAGGAGCCGACATGTCACCTCCAGACAGACTTTGTAG